In Symphalangus syndactylus isolate Jambi chromosome 6, NHGRI_mSymSyn1-v2.1_pri, whole genome shotgun sequence, a genomic segment contains:
- the FAM131B gene encoding protein FAM131B isoform X4, producing MDSTSSLHGSSLHRPSTELSMEDTTSILPKLKRNSNAYGIGALAKSSFSGISRSMKDHVTKPTAIGQGRVAHMIEWQGWGKTPAVQPQHSHEAVRRDTDAYSDLSDGEKEARFLAGVMEQFAISEATLMAWSSMDGEDMSVNSTQEPLGCNYSDNYQELMESQDALAQAPMDGWPHSYVSQGMYCLGSSDAWEASDQSLIASPATGSYLGPAFDDSQPSLHEMGPSQPASGYSAPEPPPLLGGDTDWAPGVGAVDPARGPAEEEKRPLAPEEEEDAGCRDLESLSPREDPEMSTALSRKVSDVTSSGVQSFDEEEGEANN from the exons ATGGACAGCACCAGCTCACTGCACGGGAGCAGCCTCCATCGGCCATCGACTGAG CTCTCCATGGAGGACACCACTTCTATTCTTCCGAAGCTTAAGCGAAACTCTAACGCCTATGGCATTGGGGCCCTGGCCAAGTCATCATTCTCAG GGATCTCACGGAGCATGAAGGACCATGTGACAAAGCCCACAGCCATAGGGCAAGGCCGGGTGGCCCACATGATTGAATGGCAGGGCTGGGGGAAGACACCAGCTGTTCAGCCACAACACAGCCATGAGGCCGTGCGCAGGGATACAGATGCCTACTCCGACCTCAGCGATGGCGAGAAGGAGGCACGTTTTCTAGCAG GCGTCATGGAGCAGTTTGCTATCTCTGAGGCCACACTCATGGCCTGGTCTTCCATGGATGGTGAGGACATGAGTGTGAACTCCACCCAGGAGCCATTGGGCTGCAACTACAGTGACAACTACCAGGAATTGATGGAGAGTCAGG ATGCCCTGGCTCAAGCACCCATGGATGGATGGCCTCACTCTTACGTGTCCCAGGGTATGTACTGTCTGGGGTCGTCAGATGCCTGGGAAGCCAGCGACCAGTCCCTCATTGCCTCTCCGGCCACAGGATCCTATCTTGGGCCAGCATTTGATGACTCACAACCCAGCTTGCATGAAATGGGACCTTCCCAACCGGCTTCAGGATACTCTGCTCCGGAGCCTCCACCTTTGCTGGGGGGAGACACTGACTGGGCTCCGGGGGTAGGCGCAGTGGACCCGGCAAGGGGCCCTGCTGAGGAGGAGAAGAGGCCATTGGCccctgaggaggaagaggatgcgGGATGCCGGGACCTGGAGTCACTTTCCCCACGAGAAGACCCTGAGATGTCTACCGCTCTCAGCCGGAAGGTGTCTGACGTCACATCCTCAGGTGTGCAGTCCTTTGACGAGGAGGAAGGCGAGGCCAACAACTAG
- the FAM131B gene encoding protein FAM131B isoform X1: protein MGCIGSRTVGNEVIAVDWKGLKDVDQINMDSTSSLHGSSLHRPSTEQTRTDFSWDGINLSMEDTTSILPKLKRNSNAYGIGALAKSSFSGISRSMKDHVTKPTAIGQGRVAHMIEWQGWGKTPAVQPQHSHEAVRRDTDAYSDLSDGEKEARFLAGVMEQFAISEATLMAWSSMDGEDMSVNSTQEPLGCNYSDNYQELMESQDALAQAPMDGWPHSYVSQGMYCLGSSDAWEASDQSLIASPATGSYLGPAFDDSQPSLHEMGPSQPASGYSAPEPPPLLGGDTDWAPGVGAVDPARGPAEEEKRPLAPEEEEDAGCRDLESLSPREDPEMSTALSRKVSDVTSSGVQSFDEEEGEANN from the exons ATGGGCTGCATCGGCTCCCGGACTGTGG GGAACGAGGtgattgcagtggattggaagGGCCTGAAGGATGTCGATCAAATCAACATGGACAGCACCAGCTCACTGCACGGGAGCAGCCTCCATCGGCCATCGACTGAG CAAACTCGAACTGATTTCTCCTGGGACGGCATCAAC CTCTCCATGGAGGACACCACTTCTATTCTTCCGAAGCTTAAGCGAAACTCTAACGCCTATGGCATTGGGGCCCTGGCCAAGTCATCATTCTCAG GGATCTCACGGAGCATGAAGGACCATGTGACAAAGCCCACAGCCATAGGGCAAGGCCGGGTGGCCCACATGATTGAATGGCAGGGCTGGGGGAAGACACCAGCTGTTCAGCCACAACACAGCCATGAGGCCGTGCGCAGGGATACAGATGCCTACTCCGACCTCAGCGATGGCGAGAAGGAGGCACGTTTTCTAGCAG GCGTCATGGAGCAGTTTGCTATCTCTGAGGCCACACTCATGGCCTGGTCTTCCATGGATGGTGAGGACATGAGTGTGAACTCCACCCAGGAGCCATTGGGCTGCAACTACAGTGACAACTACCAGGAATTGATGGAGAGTCAGG ATGCCCTGGCTCAAGCACCCATGGATGGATGGCCTCACTCTTACGTGTCCCAGGGTATGTACTGTCTGGGGTCGTCAGATGCCTGGGAAGCCAGCGACCAGTCCCTCATTGCCTCTCCGGCCACAGGATCCTATCTTGGGCCAGCATTTGATGACTCACAACCCAGCTTGCATGAAATGGGACCTTCCCAACCGGCTTCAGGATACTCTGCTCCGGAGCCTCCACCTTTGCTGGGGGGAGACACTGACTGGGCTCCGGGGGTAGGCGCAGTGGACCCGGCAAGGGGCCCTGCTGAGGAGGAGAAGAGGCCATTGGCccctgaggaggaagaggatgcgGGATGCCGGGACCTGGAGTCACTTTCCCCACGAGAAGACCCTGAGATGTCTACCGCTCTCAGCCGGAAGGTGTCTGACGTCACATCCTCAGGTGTGCAGTCCTTTGACGAGGAGGAAGGCGAGGCCAACAACTAG
- the ZYX gene encoding zyxin isoform X1, whose translation MVWAPLSPRPLSSPSLLLPCVPPRPAGGCSGPGRRVRGPGAEAATRDAARTLRPAQPGPAMAAPRPSPAISVSVSAPAFYAPQKKFGPVVAPKPKVNPFRPGDSEPLPAPGAQRAQMGRVGEIPPPPPEDFPLPPPPLAGDGDDAEGALGGAFPPPPPPIEESFPPAPLEEEIFPSPPPPLEEEGGPEAPVPPPPQPREKVSSIDLEIDSLSSLLDDMTKNDPFKARVSSGYVPPPVATPFSSKSSTKPAAGGTAPLPPWKSPSSSQPLPQVPAPAPAPAQAQAQAQSQTQFHVQPQPQPKPQVQLHVQSQPQPVSLANTQPRGPPASSPAPAPKFSPVTPKFTPVASKFSPGAPGGSGSQPNQKLGDSEALSAGTGSPQPPSFTYAQQREKPRVQEKQHPVPPPAQNQNQVRSSGAPGPLTLKEVEELEQLTQQLMQDMEHPQRQNVAINELCGRCHQPLARAQPAVRALGQLFHIACFTCHQCAQQLQGQQFYSLEGAPYCEGCYTDTLEKCNTCGEPITDRMLRATGKAYHPHCFTCVVCARPLEGTSFIVDQANRPHCVPDYHKQYAPRCSVCSEPIMPEPGRDETVRVVALDKNFHMKCYKCEDCGKPLSIEADDNGCFPLDGHVLCRKCHTARAQT comes from the exons ATGGTCTGGGCGCCGCTCTCTCCCCGccccctctcttctccctccctcctccttccgtGTGTCCCTCCCCGTCCGGCTGGAGGCTGCTCCGGACCGGGACGCAGAGTCCGCGGACCCGGCGCCGAGGCGGCCACCCGAGACGCGGCGCGCACGCTCCGGCCCGCG CAGCCCGGCCCGGCCATGGCGGCCCCCCGCCCGTCTCCCGCGATCTCCGTTTCGGTCTCGGCTCCGGCTTTTTACGCCCCGCAGAAGAAGTTCGGCCCTGTGGTGGCCCCAAAGCCCAAAGTGAATCCCTTCCGGCCCGGGGACAGCGAGCCTCTCCCGGCACCCGGGGCCCAGCGCGCACAGATGGGCCGGGTGGGCGAGATTCCCCCGCCGCCCCCGGAAG ACTttcccctgcctccacctccccttgCTGGAGATGGTGACGATGCGGAGGGCGCTCTGGGAGGTGCCTTCCCGCCGCCCCCTCCCCCGATCGAGGAATCATTTCCCCCCGCGCCTCTGGAGGAGGAGATCTTCCCTTCCCCACCGCCTCctctggaggaggagggagggcctGAGGCCCCCGTACCGCCCCCACCACAG CCCAGGGAGAAGGTGAGCAGTATTGATTTGGAGATCGACTCTCTGTCCTCACTGCTGGATGACATGACCAAGAATGATCCTTTCAAAGCCCGG GTGTCATCTGGATATGTGCCCCCACCAGTGGCCACTCCATTCAGTTCCAAGTCCAGTACTAAGCCTGCAGCCGGGGGCACAGCACCCCTGCCTCCTTGGAAGTCCCCTTCCAGCTCCCAGCCTCTACCCCAGGTTCCGGCTCCGGCTCCGGCTCCGGCTCAGGCTCAGGCTCAGGCTCAGAGCCAGACACAGTTCCATgttcagccccagccccagcccaagcCTCAGGTCCAACTCCATGTCcagtcccagccccagcctgtGTCTTTGGCTAACACCCAGCCCCGAGGGCCCCCAGCCTCATCTCCGGCTCCAGCCCCTAAGTTTTCTCCAGTGACTCCTAAGTTTACTCCTGTGGCTTCCAAGTTCAGTCCTGGAGCCCCAGGTGGATCCGGGTCACAGCCAAATCAAAAATTGGGGGACTCCGAAGCTCTTTCCGCTGGCACaggctctcctcagcctcccagcttcaCCTATGCTCAGCAGAGGGAGAAGCCCCGAGTGCAGGAGAAGCAGCACCCCGTGCCCCCACCGGCTCAGAACCAAAACCAG GTGCGCTCCTCTGGGGCCCCAGGGCCCCTGACTCTGAAGGAGGTGGAAGAGCTGGAGCAGCTGACCCAGCAGCTAATGCAGGACATGGAGCATCCTCAGAGGCAGAACGTGGCCATCAACG AACTCTGCGGCCGATGCCATCAACCCCTGGCCCGGGCGCAGCCAGCCGTCCGTGCTCTGGGGCAGCTGTTCCACATCGCCTGCTTCACCTGCCACCAGTGTGCGCAGCAGCTCCAGGGCCAGCAGTTCTACAGCCTGGAGGGGGCGCCGTACTGCGAGGGCTGCTACACT GACACCCTGGAGAAGTGCAACACCTGCGGGGAGCCCATCACCGACCGCATGCTGAGGGCCACGGGCAAGGCCTATCACCCGCACTGCTTCACCTGCGTGGTCTGCGCCCGCCCCCTGGAGGGCACCTCCTTCATTGTGGACCAGGCCAACCGGCCCCACTGTGTCCCCGACTACCACAA GCAGTACGCCCCGAGGTGCTCCGTCTGCTCTGAGCCCATCATGCCTGAGCCTGGCCGAGATGAGACCGTGCGAGTGGTCGCCCTGGACAAGAACTTCCACATGAAGTGTTACAAGTGTGAG
- the ZYX gene encoding zyxin isoform X2, with protein sequence MVWAPLSPRPLSSPSLLLPCVPPRPAGGCSGPGRRVRGPGAEAATRDAARTLRPAPGPAMAAPRPSPAISVSVSAPAFYAPQKKFGPVVAPKPKVNPFRPGDSEPLPAPGAQRAQMGRVGEIPPPPPEDFPLPPPPLAGDGDDAEGALGGAFPPPPPPIEESFPPAPLEEEIFPSPPPPLEEEGGPEAPVPPPPQPREKVSSIDLEIDSLSSLLDDMTKNDPFKARVSSGYVPPPVATPFSSKSSTKPAAGGTAPLPPWKSPSSSQPLPQVPAPAPAPAQAQAQAQSQTQFHVQPQPQPKPQVQLHVQSQPQPVSLANTQPRGPPASSPAPAPKFSPVTPKFTPVASKFSPGAPGGSGSQPNQKLGDSEALSAGTGSPQPPSFTYAQQREKPRVQEKQHPVPPPAQNQNQVRSSGAPGPLTLKEVEELEQLTQQLMQDMEHPQRQNVAINELCGRCHQPLARAQPAVRALGQLFHIACFTCHQCAQQLQGQQFYSLEGAPYCEGCYTDTLEKCNTCGEPITDRMLRATGKAYHPHCFTCVVCARPLEGTSFIVDQANRPHCVPDYHKQYAPRCSVCSEPIMPEPGRDETVRVVALDKNFHMKCYKCEDCGKPLSIEADDNGCFPLDGHVLCRKCHTARAQT encoded by the exons ATGGTCTGGGCGCCGCTCTCTCCCCGccccctctcttctccctccctcctccttccgtGTGTCCCTCCCCGTCCGGCTGGAGGCTGCTCCGGACCGGGACGCAGAGTCCGCGGACCCGGCGCCGAGGCGGCCACCCGAGACGCGGCGCGCACGCTCCGGCCCGCG CCCGGCCCGGCCATGGCGGCCCCCCGCCCGTCTCCCGCGATCTCCGTTTCGGTCTCGGCTCCGGCTTTTTACGCCCCGCAGAAGAAGTTCGGCCCTGTGGTGGCCCCAAAGCCCAAAGTGAATCCCTTCCGGCCCGGGGACAGCGAGCCTCTCCCGGCACCCGGGGCCCAGCGCGCACAGATGGGCCGGGTGGGCGAGATTCCCCCGCCGCCCCCGGAAG ACTttcccctgcctccacctccccttgCTGGAGATGGTGACGATGCGGAGGGCGCTCTGGGAGGTGCCTTCCCGCCGCCCCCTCCCCCGATCGAGGAATCATTTCCCCCCGCGCCTCTGGAGGAGGAGATCTTCCCTTCCCCACCGCCTCctctggaggaggagggagggcctGAGGCCCCCGTACCGCCCCCACCACAG CCCAGGGAGAAGGTGAGCAGTATTGATTTGGAGATCGACTCTCTGTCCTCACTGCTGGATGACATGACCAAGAATGATCCTTTCAAAGCCCGG GTGTCATCTGGATATGTGCCCCCACCAGTGGCCACTCCATTCAGTTCCAAGTCCAGTACTAAGCCTGCAGCCGGGGGCACAGCACCCCTGCCTCCTTGGAAGTCCCCTTCCAGCTCCCAGCCTCTACCCCAGGTTCCGGCTCCGGCTCCGGCTCCGGCTCAGGCTCAGGCTCAGGCTCAGAGCCAGACACAGTTCCATgttcagccccagccccagcccaagcCTCAGGTCCAACTCCATGTCcagtcccagccccagcctgtGTCTTTGGCTAACACCCAGCCCCGAGGGCCCCCAGCCTCATCTCCGGCTCCAGCCCCTAAGTTTTCTCCAGTGACTCCTAAGTTTACTCCTGTGGCTTCCAAGTTCAGTCCTGGAGCCCCAGGTGGATCCGGGTCACAGCCAAATCAAAAATTGGGGGACTCCGAAGCTCTTTCCGCTGGCACaggctctcctcagcctcccagcttcaCCTATGCTCAGCAGAGGGAGAAGCCCCGAGTGCAGGAGAAGCAGCACCCCGTGCCCCCACCGGCTCAGAACCAAAACCAG GTGCGCTCCTCTGGGGCCCCAGGGCCCCTGACTCTGAAGGAGGTGGAAGAGCTGGAGCAGCTGACCCAGCAGCTAATGCAGGACATGGAGCATCCTCAGAGGCAGAACGTGGCCATCAACG AACTCTGCGGCCGATGCCATCAACCCCTGGCCCGGGCGCAGCCAGCCGTCCGTGCTCTGGGGCAGCTGTTCCACATCGCCTGCTTCACCTGCCACCAGTGTGCGCAGCAGCTCCAGGGCCAGCAGTTCTACAGCCTGGAGGGGGCGCCGTACTGCGAGGGCTGCTACACT GACACCCTGGAGAAGTGCAACACCTGCGGGGAGCCCATCACCGACCGCATGCTGAGGGCCACGGGCAAGGCCTATCACCCGCACTGCTTCACCTGCGTGGTCTGCGCCCGCCCCCTGGAGGGCACCTCCTTCATTGTGGACCAGGCCAACCGGCCCCACTGTGTCCCCGACTACCACAA GCAGTACGCCCCGAGGTGCTCCGTCTGCTCTGAGCCCATCATGCCTGAGCCTGGCCGAGATGAGACCGTGCGAGTGGTCGCCCTGGACAAGAACTTCCACATGAAGTGTTACAAGTGTGAG
- the FAM131B gene encoding protein FAM131B isoform X2: MGCIGSRTVGNEVIAVDWKGLKDVDQINMDSTSSLHGSSLHRPSTELSMEDTTSILPKLKRNSNAYGIGALAKSSFSGISRSMKDHVTKPTAIGQGRVAHMIEWQGWGKTPAVQPQHSHEAVRRDTDAYSDLSDGEKEARFLAGVMEQFAISEATLMAWSSMDGEDMSVNSTQEPLGCNYSDNYQELMESQDALAQAPMDGWPHSYVSQGMYCLGSSDAWEASDQSLIASPATGSYLGPAFDDSQPSLHEMGPSQPASGYSAPEPPPLLGGDTDWAPGVGAVDPARGPAEEEKRPLAPEEEEDAGCRDLESLSPREDPEMSTALSRKVSDVTSSGVQSFDEEEGEANN, encoded by the exons ATGGGCTGCATCGGCTCCCGGACTGTGG GGAACGAGGtgattgcagtggattggaagGGCCTGAAGGATGTCGATCAAATCAACATGGACAGCACCAGCTCACTGCACGGGAGCAGCCTCCATCGGCCATCGACTGAG CTCTCCATGGAGGACACCACTTCTATTCTTCCGAAGCTTAAGCGAAACTCTAACGCCTATGGCATTGGGGCCCTGGCCAAGTCATCATTCTCAG GGATCTCACGGAGCATGAAGGACCATGTGACAAAGCCCACAGCCATAGGGCAAGGCCGGGTGGCCCACATGATTGAATGGCAGGGCTGGGGGAAGACACCAGCTGTTCAGCCACAACACAGCCATGAGGCCGTGCGCAGGGATACAGATGCCTACTCCGACCTCAGCGATGGCGAGAAGGAGGCACGTTTTCTAGCAG GCGTCATGGAGCAGTTTGCTATCTCTGAGGCCACACTCATGGCCTGGTCTTCCATGGATGGTGAGGACATGAGTGTGAACTCCACCCAGGAGCCATTGGGCTGCAACTACAGTGACAACTACCAGGAATTGATGGAGAGTCAGG ATGCCCTGGCTCAAGCACCCATGGATGGATGGCCTCACTCTTACGTGTCCCAGGGTATGTACTGTCTGGGGTCGTCAGATGCCTGGGAAGCCAGCGACCAGTCCCTCATTGCCTCTCCGGCCACAGGATCCTATCTTGGGCCAGCATTTGATGACTCACAACCCAGCTTGCATGAAATGGGACCTTCCCAACCGGCTTCAGGATACTCTGCTCCGGAGCCTCCACCTTTGCTGGGGGGAGACACTGACTGGGCTCCGGGGGTAGGCGCAGTGGACCCGGCAAGGGGCCCTGCTGAGGAGGAGAAGAGGCCATTGGCccctgaggaggaagaggatgcgGGATGCCGGGACCTGGAGTCACTTTCCCCACGAGAAGACCCTGAGATGTCTACCGCTCTCAGCCGGAAGGTGTCTGACGTCACATCCTCAGGTGTGCAGTCCTTTGACGAGGAGGAAGGCGAGGCCAACAACTAG
- the FAM131B gene encoding protein FAM131B isoform X3: protein MDSTSSLHGSSLHRPSTEQTRTDFSWDGINLSMEDTTSILPKLKRNSNAYGIGALAKSSFSGISRSMKDHVTKPTAIGQGRVAHMIEWQGWGKTPAVQPQHSHEAVRRDTDAYSDLSDGEKEARFLAGVMEQFAISEATLMAWSSMDGEDMSVNSTQEPLGCNYSDNYQELMESQDALAQAPMDGWPHSYVSQGMYCLGSSDAWEASDQSLIASPATGSYLGPAFDDSQPSLHEMGPSQPASGYSAPEPPPLLGGDTDWAPGVGAVDPARGPAEEEKRPLAPEEEEDAGCRDLESLSPREDPEMSTALSRKVSDVTSSGVQSFDEEEGEANN, encoded by the exons ATGGACAGCACCAGCTCACTGCACGGGAGCAGCCTCCATCGGCCATCGACTGAG CAAACTCGAACTGATTTCTCCTGGGACGGCATCAAC CTCTCCATGGAGGACACCACTTCTATTCTTCCGAAGCTTAAGCGAAACTCTAACGCCTATGGCATTGGGGCCCTGGCCAAGTCATCATTCTCAG GGATCTCACGGAGCATGAAGGACCATGTGACAAAGCCCACAGCCATAGGGCAAGGCCGGGTGGCCCACATGATTGAATGGCAGGGCTGGGGGAAGACACCAGCTGTTCAGCCACAACACAGCCATGAGGCCGTGCGCAGGGATACAGATGCCTACTCCGACCTCAGCGATGGCGAGAAGGAGGCACGTTTTCTAGCAG GCGTCATGGAGCAGTTTGCTATCTCTGAGGCCACACTCATGGCCTGGTCTTCCATGGATGGTGAGGACATGAGTGTGAACTCCACCCAGGAGCCATTGGGCTGCAACTACAGTGACAACTACCAGGAATTGATGGAGAGTCAGG ATGCCCTGGCTCAAGCACCCATGGATGGATGGCCTCACTCTTACGTGTCCCAGGGTATGTACTGTCTGGGGTCGTCAGATGCCTGGGAAGCCAGCGACCAGTCCCTCATTGCCTCTCCGGCCACAGGATCCTATCTTGGGCCAGCATTTGATGACTCACAACCCAGCTTGCATGAAATGGGACCTTCCCAACCGGCTTCAGGATACTCTGCTCCGGAGCCTCCACCTTTGCTGGGGGGAGACACTGACTGGGCTCCGGGGGTAGGCGCAGTGGACCCGGCAAGGGGCCCTGCTGAGGAGGAGAAGAGGCCATTGGCccctgaggaggaagaggatgcgGGATGCCGGGACCTGGAGTCACTTTCCCCACGAGAAGACCCTGAGATGTCTACCGCTCTCAGCCGGAAGGTGTCTGACGTCACATCCTCAGGTGTGCAGTCCTTTGACGAGGAGGAAGGCGAGGCCAACAACTAG